A DNA window from Tachysurus vachellii isolate PV-2020 chromosome 20, HZAU_Pvac_v1, whole genome shotgun sequence contains the following coding sequences:
- the LOC132863661 gene encoding protocadherin alpha-8-like, with product MKERFWIVCLLWTLLCIHGVSSGHVAYSINEEVSPGTVVGNLAKDLSLNVADLESRRLHIVSGSSKKHFDVDVKTGALFVLEAIDREQLCPNSDICTESLEAIVNNPLQMHSVEVKIFDINDHSPVFPGKSQTIRIAEQAVPGAKFPLLSAEDPDIGSNSISSYKLSNNGLFSLEVHTDADQGPSAELVLMKNLDREKQSVIRLVLTAVDGGKPARSGTTEIIVNILDANDNAPVFSKAVYKVLVQENVISGTSILNVNATDLDEGVNSELTYSFKQGQRGIADKFAIDSTTGEISVIGALDYETTNAYEIRVEARDKGHSPLASHSKVLVEVVDVNDNAPDIKLSSLLDNVREDAKKGTVIALITVQDKDGGKNGKVRCFVSQNSPFVLESTQGKYYSLVLNGALDREENALYNVSITATDEGVPPLSSTAVLTVHIFDVNDIAPRFPESSVSVYVKENSPAGALIASVSAQDMDFGENAQITYSLLSNSNMPLSSAVSINSVTGEIYSMQSFNFEEMKTFQFQVQATDSGVPPLSSNVTVNVFILDENDNSPVFLPPYSDPGSVNSENIPYSAEAGYFVAKVRAVDADSGYNALLSYHITEPKGTNLFRIGTSTGEIRTKRRMSDNDLKAHPLIITVSDNGEPSLSTTMSIEVVVVENMDSLQPSLRQVPVKEENFSNLNLYLLIAIVSVSVIFLLSLIALIAAKCYGTDGGFSRSSAPVVTTHPDGSWSYSKSTQQYDVCFSSDTLKSDVVVFPSPFPPADAELISINEGDTFNRTQTLPSSTKVGDLIYLHICL from the coding sequence aTGAAGGAACGGTTTTGGATCGTATGTCTGCTCTGGACATTGCTTTGTATTCATGGCGTTTCATCCGGCCATGTTGCGTATTCTATTAACGAGGAGGTGAGCCCAGGGACAGTTGTTGGAAATTTAGCCAAGGACTTGAGTCTTAATGTTGCTGATTTGGAGTCGCGTCGCCTTCACATCGTATCCGGATCGTCGAAGAAACATTTCGATGTGGATGTAAAAACCGGAGCTCTTTTCGTCTTGGAGGCGATAGACAGAGAGCAGCTCTGCCCAAACAGCGACATTTGCACAGAATCTCTGGAAGCGATTGTTAATAATCCTTTACAGATGCACAGCGTGGAGGTAAAAATATTTGACATTAACGATCACTCGCCGGTTTTCCCGGGAAAATCACAGACAATTCGTATTGCAGAACAAGCAGTCCCAGGAGCTAAATTTCCGCTGCTTAGTGCTGAAGATCCAGACATTGGAAGCAACTCGATCAGTTCGTACAAACTCTCTAACAATGGGTTATTCAGCCTGGAGGTGCACACAGATGCCGACCAAGGTCCATCAGCCGAACTGGTGTTGATGAAAAACCTTGACAGAGAAAAACAGTCAGTCATCCGGCTTGTGCTGACTGCAGTTGATGGAGGCAAACCAGCACGATCTGGTACAACAGAAATTATCGTAAATATTTTAGATGCTAATGATAACGCGCCTGTATTTTCAAAAGCTGTTTACAAAGTTTTAGTTCAAGAAAATGTTATTTCCGGTACgtccattttaaatgttaatgctaCCGATCTCGACGAAGGAGTTAATAGTGAGCTTACATACTCCTTTAAACAAGGTCAAAGAGGAATAGCCGATAAATTCGCTATTGATTCAACCACAGGGGAAATCTCTGTAATAGGAGCATTAGATTACGAAACCACAAACGCGTACGAAATTCGTGTTGAAGCCCGAGATAAAGGCCATTCACCACTAGCATCACATTCTAAAGTACTAGTGGAAGTAGTGGATGTAAACGATAACGCACCGGATATTAAGCTCTCGTCTCTTCTGGACAACGTGAGAGAAGACGCTAAGAAAGGCACGGTGATTGCATTAATAACAGTTCAAGACAAGGACGGAGGTAAAAATGGAAAAGTTCGCTGTTTCGTGTCTCAGAATTCTCCATTTGTATTAGAGTCCACACAGGGGAAATATTATTCCCTGGTCCTGAATGGAGCGCTTGACAGAGAAGAAAACGCCCTGTATAATGTCTCAATAACAGCCACAGATGAAGGAGTCCCTCCACTCTCCAGCACCGCTGTCCTGACAGTCCATATTTTCGATGTAAATGATATCGCACCTCGTTTTCCTGAGTCttctgtgagtgtttatgttaaAGAGAACAGTCCAGCAGGAGCTCTAATAGCAAGTGTCTCTGCACAAGATATGGACTTCGGCGAAAATGCTCAAATAACTTATTCATTACTTAGCAACTCGAACATGCCTTTATCTTCAGCTGTCAGCATCAACTCTGTCACTGGAGAAATTTACAGCATGCAGTCTTTCAACTTTGAGGAGATGAAAACTTTCCAGTTTCAGGTACAAGCCACTGACTCTGGTGTTCCTCCGCTAAGCAGTAACGTGACTGTGAACGTTTTTatcctggatgagaatgacaaCAGTCCTGTTTTTCTCCCTCCTTATTCTGACCCCGGATCAGTAAACAGTGAGAACATTCCCTACTCTGCTGAAGCGGGGTATTTTGTGGCTAAAGTCAGAGCTGTAGACGCTGATTCAGGTTATAATGCACTATTATCATATCACATAACCGAACCAAAGGGAACGAATCTCTTCCGAATCGGAACCAGCACCGGAGAAATAAGGACTAAAAGACGAATGAGTGACAACGACCTAAAAGCTCACCCGCTTATCATTACTGTCTCGGATAACGGAGAACCTTCACTGTCCACAACTATGAGTATTGAAGTTGTGGTTGTGGAAAATATGGACAGTCTGCAGCCTTCACTAAGACAAGTGCCAGTAAAGGAGGAGAATTTTTCTAATCTGAATCTCTATCTGCTCATCGCTATTGTCTCAGTGTCCGTGATATTTTTACTGAGCCTCATCGCTTTAATAGCAGCTAAATGTTACGGGACAGACGGCGGTTTCAGCAGGTCCAGCGCTCCAGTGGTCACTACACACCCTGATGGGAGCTGGTCTTACTCTAAATCCACTCAGcagtatgatgtgtgttttagttcAGACACACTGAAGAGTGACGTAGTGGTTTTCCCCTCGCCGTTTCCGCCTGCAGACGCAGAGCTGATCAGCATTAATGAAGGAGACACTTTTAACAGGACACAAACTCTTCCGAGTTCCACAAAGGTAGGGGATTTGATATACCTTCATATTTGCCTATAG